A window of Castanea sativa cultivar Marrone di Chiusa Pesio chromosome 8, ASM4071231v1 genomic DNA:
GCCGAATGAGCAAACGCTTCCtgtctttctttgtttggaaagTAAGGGTCAAACCGTCTTTTCCTGTTCACAAAATGGAAATCACACGCTTCCTTACTAATTTATTATCCTTATTAATACCGCACCCGATGGATATTGAATAATgcttataaattattttacaaaaaaatttataaactgcTAATGTGGCaagtgattattattatttttttagaaaggtgGTAAGTGATTATTAGTAATGAAAAAGGTGATATTAATTgtaaatcaaaatgaaaattaataagaagCTTGTTGCAttaacattttgtaaaattgtAGGAAATATTACTCAAGAATATTTCCTTtcctgtttctcaaaaaaaaaaaaaaaaaaaaaatttcctttcctTCAAGCAGAAGTAAATTCTCTTTCCTAGTTTTTAGTCTTACCGCTATAAATTTAAGAGATAAatacaaccaaaaaataaaaataaactctaCAATTTTTGCCCGTTACACCCTATTTTAATTTGGTCTATAATTTAtcaattgtgttaatttgaTTCCTaactttttagtattttgtcaatttaatccatatttttttgttttagatgaAAATTACTGACGTGACAAAcggtaaaaataataaattattttattgtcaCATTAACGAaaactaatttattatttttgcagTTTGTCATGTCAGCAATTTCTTTCTAAGAGATAACGACAAGAATTAAATTGACATGATACTGAAATGTTTtgaaccaaattgacacaattaataTGGTATGGaccaaattaatatattatgtaAAGAATAAGGCCTAAATAAGTAGTTTATCCAACAAATTATTACAATGGTTTTTTAAGAGTagacaaaaattcaaaaatgaacGTTGGTACTTCATTTAatatgtgtgtgtctatatatatatatatatatatatatatattgagaataaACAGTAGAATTTTATTCAAAGAAagtaataaatttatacaaaagcAAGGCTGCATCATAGATCAACAATGCTAAGATTGTACTAGCTACAGAGCTTTCTCTTCACCTAACAACAATGCAACAACTATATACAAATTTACATAAAGGAATGCCTAAGAAAACAAGACAAACTTACAAATACTCAAGACAAGCTTCCATAATTAGCTTCAAAATATTCTAAAGCATGGGTTGCAGCAGACATGGCTAGAGAAGGGGGGATCACGACGTGAAGTACCGTAGCGAGCCTCATTTTGCTTATTTCAAATCATCTAGCtggttgtgaaaaatattgcagTCTTTAGgtcattttttctttgcattattTGATCAACCACATCCACAAATGACCAACATTATTAAAATGAGTGTCATGTTCTCAGGCTAGGGCTAAGAGTCTATTGACTCCAAAACCCTAGACTGTAGTATCCCGGTTTCCTTTCTCCTTAAGAAAGACAATCGTCCCTTTAGTGACTTGGGTTGCTAAAAGGGCCCAGTTTTGTTTTAGTGGTGTGGTGTAGCTTTTTTATGGGTTATCTCTCTTGGCAAAGGAAGGTACTAGGGTGATGCTTACAAGGAAGTTGTCCATATCAGAAAATGTCCTAGTTGCGAAGTTTTATACGAAGAGAAGTCTGAACATGGATGCAATGGCCCGTACTTTTCGTCCACTTTGGCACACGAAAGAGAGTTTCTAGTTGATTAATGTGGGGAATAACACTATTCTTTTCAAGTTTGGGTTAGAAGTTGATGCTAAAAAGGTCTTGCAGGGAGAACCATGGACGTTTGATTGTCACTTGGTATTCTTTTAGTGCTTCGATGGAAGAAAGTCCATTAAGGAACTGGAATTCAAGTATTGTGCCTTTTGGATCCAGATTCATGAACTCCCCTTTAAGTTCATGACTCTGGAATAGCAGTGCTCATCGGTGAATCCATTGGACCTGTAATACCATCCAATGATCCTGTGGAGATGAAAGGAGGAACTTTTATGCGTGTGAGGGTAATGGTGGATGTCTCCCAACCTCTCTGCCATGGGAGGAAAATTTCTTTTGATGAGGGTCCCCTAATCTATGTTTCTAGTGCGGTATGTTGGATCATGATGATAAGGATTGCAAAGTTTGGTTGAAAATCAAAGGTAGTCTGTCAGTGGAAGATCAGCAGTTTGGACATTGGTTAAGAGCTCCTCAATTCAGCTCGACATGGTGACAGTCTATGGAGGTGAAGGGTGGTTCACAGCTAACTGTTCCTAGGGAACTTCCACGGCACTCCAAGGGTTGTTCAGCGGATATTGGTGCATTGGCGAATGGAGAAGTGGCAGTGTTGAGGGGGGAGTAATCTCAGGTCCATCAGAATTCGAATATGGTAAGTTCCATGATTATAGGAAATTTGAATCCAAAAAAGAAGGGTGTTGATATTGAGGAGATGCTAGAAGATATTGATAAGGCTATTTCCAATGAAAAGCATATCCCCGATCCTGTAGTTTTGGAAATCATCCAGGATATCTCGGGGGATAATTCTAGGTCAGTCCAGAATGAAAGGGAGTCAAGCTTTTCGAAATCAGTGGTAACTAATGCAGACTCAAAGATTACGCAGGATGCTGCTTTTGTTGACATTGGGGAGAGCATAGGGAATATTGCACTGGGTTGGTCAgaatctaaggacaaaaataaAGGGAGGAAAAATCAAAAGTCAAGGGTTTGGAAGTCAAAATGGGAGGGAAGGAATCTGAGGTGGGTCctaatgttaggacatatgtgattcatgttaggaacatatgtcatcatgtattggctattcctttgacaaaacgcactttacttgtaattgagtagatctaggatgtgtttaatgcttaaagaaacaaggtttcaagttcaagtgttaaagacATGCactgtctaagaaacaagtgatgaagtgctggattttaagtCTCAACAGCTATCTCGACAATaagtatctatcaaggtttaaaaagctATCTAAGCCCaaagctcgacagttgctcgatagatcgagaattatgaaaatcagattttcagttctgatttcattccaatccatgagtatgtgtttaggctttcttttctcacaagcttaaacatatataaggattattttaagggacGTCACAGTGAGCACAATTGCACGAatgtgaagcaaagtgttgttcatgcaaattgtgatcggaaacctaatttgccctagttcttctttctcttgaagaagctgctgtgtttgtacacagttgtgttttgtgaccaaggagcttcgtgatcttcattgtgtgatgaactaaagaactttgcagccaatttcttcttcaagttggtgagttagtcacgtactgagagctGTGCAtctttggttagtcacgtactgggatcagTACAAAAGGGTGGcatttatatattgaagagttcagaggttgtAAAGCGATAGAAGATTTTtgttgtaagttcatctacgggaattgtagagtctagggacaaatgttttgtactagatctgaaacttctttttactatagtgaattgcttctCGGGAAGGTTTCCacccaagttttttactatgaaactagattatttcattgattttcttcagtcatcatatcttgtcttatttatttttccactgcatatgattttgacatgatattgatatttgtttgttttaacaaggtttattcataataaatctaatcaacaacttgggtttaaaaacttgttaattctatcaaccggggtctaaatttctcaaCACCTAATATTGCTAATGGgccgaaaaaaagaaaattaacaagTTGTGCTACTGTAGAGGGAGATCATGAGATGTATGTGGTAGAGTTAAGCTctaaaaggaaaattaacatgGGGACTACAAGTGAGACATCAAAAGGGGATAAGGAAAAGAAATTGAGAGTGGATGAGGAAGCTAGAAGTTTGGGTATTCTCTTTGCTACACATTTAGGAGTGGCAGAGGTTACTAAGCAACCCCGCCAAGTCCAATGAGTCTTTTAAGCTAGAACTGTcgagggcttgggaacccttaGACATATAATGCCTTAAAAAAGGCGATTAGGTTAGAGaagcccaattttttttcttgatggaaacaaaatttgacattgATTGGATGAAGGTGATAGGTGATCGATGTGGTTTCCAAAAAGGCTTCTTTGTTCCCAGTGTAGGTTCCAGTGGGGTTGGCCTTATTTTGGGATTCagaaataaaaattcaagtGTTAAGCTCTTCACCATCCTACATTGATGTCCTTATTAAGGGTGTTAGTAAAATCAATTGGTGACACTTAACTGGGTTCTATAGTAACCCGGACACATCGAAGAGATTTGAATCATAGCAACTCCTTAATTCCCTTTCCACTATCTCACGTCTGCCTTGGCTTGTCATTGAGGATTTTAACGAGGTCAGAAGAGCTGAAGAAAAAGAGGGTGGTGTTGCAAGACCGTACCAACAAATGGCTCGCTTTAATAGCTCGATTTGATTTTTGTGGGCTAAAGGAATTGGATTATATTGGACCGAGCTATACGTGGATATATTAGAGAGGTGATGGTTATTATATTAGAGAAATACTTGATTGTGCACTAGTGTCATTGGATTGGACTCTTCTATTTCCTATGGCACGTTTGTTCCACAAATCTTCCTCTGTCTCGGATCACAGTCCTTtacttctaaaattttttgaggAGCAGAATTGGGGTAGACATAAAAGACTTTTCAGATTTGAGTCCATGTGGTTGAAGGAGCCTAGATGTGATAGTCTTGTTACAACAGCATGGAATGAGGGCCTGACCGATACTTCCTGTCATTCTATACTATCGTGCTTGAACTTGTGTAGAACCAAATTATAGGCATGGAGTTGGACCAAGTTTGGTCACGTGGGAAGGGAGAATGCTCGACTACAAAAACATTTGGAGTGGTTAGAAGTGCAACCAACAAATATGGGTATAATTCAGGATATTAGAGAGACCAGAAAAGAACTCAATTGCTGGCTTGATAAGGAGAACTCTATGTGGAAACAAAGATCTCGTTTGGACTGGTTTAAGTGGCTTCGAGAGGGAGATTGTAACACTAGATTTTTTCATGCGAAGGCTTCCTCACGGTTCTAGAAAAACGCCATTGAGGGTATTTTAGATGCAAAGGAGGTTTGGCAAGATGATGAAAGAGCCATTGAAAAGGTTTTTACGGACTATTATTCAGAGCTTTTTTCCTCCTCTTCACCCAcagattttataaaaattttggaaGCAGTCCAACCCAAAGTCACCTCGGATATGAATGTTCGATTGATAAAGGAGTTTCATTCAGGTGAGGTTCACTAAGCTCTTAAGTAGATGTACCCATTAAAAGCACCGGGTCCTGATGGTATGCCCCctctcttttttcaataatttttggCCTGCGGTTGGTAATTTAGTTACTAAAACAGTGCTTGATTTCCTAAATTTTGGTATCACTCCCCCAAAATTTAATGAAACTCAAATCGTTTAAGTTCCTAAaattaatcaaccaaagaaAGTAACGGAATATAGACCTATTAGACAGTGTAATGTGATTTATAAGTTGGTTGCTAAAACACTTGCTAATAGGTCAAAGAAAATTCTTCCATCTATTATTAGTAACACATAGAGTGCTTTTGTTAATAGTAGACTCATTACCGATAATGTCTTAGTAGCTTTTGAAACTATGCACCATATTAGCCAAAGAAAAATAGGCAAGAAGGGCGAGATGGCTTTGAAGTTAGATATGAGTAAAGCATATGACAGGGTAGAGTGGACTTGTCTGGATAAAATAATGGAGAAACTGGGATTTCACCCTAGATGGAGAAGCTTGATGATGCAATGCATTTCATCAGTTACCTACTCTATTAGAATCAATGGTAAGCCCAAAGGCCATATTACTCCCACTAGGGGCCTTCGCCAAGGTGACCCTCTTTCCCCTTATCTATTTTTACTTTGTGTAGAAGGCCTTTCAGCCTTAATCAAAAAATCAGTTGTTGATGGTTATATGGAGGGTATTTCATTATGTAGGGGTGGACCCCTGTTATCCCacttattttttgcagatgacagTATAATTTTTTGCGAAGCTTCCATTAAGGAATGTGATGATTTACAGCGTGTCTTGAAGGTTTAAGAATTGGCCTCAGGGCAACAACTGAATAGAGCCAAAACATCCCTCTACTTTAGTAGCAATATTGCAAGAGAAGTCCAAGAAGAGATTAAGGCTAGTTTGGTGCCTAAGTTATCAAGCAGCATGAGAAATATATGGGCTTACCTTCATTGGTggggaaaaacaagaaaaattctTTCAAGGAGATAAAGGAGAAGTTGGCTAGGAAATTGGCAGGATGGAAGGAAAAACTGCTTTCTAAGGCTGGGAAAGAAATTCTGATAAAGGCAGTGGCTCAAGCAATACCAACCTACTCAATGAGTTGCTTCAAGATTCCGGACACTCTTTGTGAGGAGATGACTAGCctaataagaaatttttggtggggttagaaaaaaaaggaaccTAAAATGGCTTGGATTAGTTGGGAGAAACTTTGTACTCCTAAGTCACAAGGGGGTATGGGTTTCAAGCAACTAAAACAATTCAATTTAGCTCTTTTGGCCAAGCAAGGGTGGATGCTGCAAGTGGGTGGGGAGTCCTTCAAAGCAAAATACTTCCCTAAGTGTGATTTTGTTCAAGACAAGGTGGGTTGTAATCCTTCATTTGCATGGTGTAGCATTATGGCAGCCCAAAGCATAGTACGTAAGGGGGTTCTGTGGCAGGTTGGCAATGGAAGGAGTATTCGGATTTGGCATGACAGGTGGCTTCCAACACCTTCAACTTATAAGGTGATCTCGCCTCCTTCTGTGATCCAAGCTGAATCTCGGGTGTGCGACCTCATTGATCCTTCCTCCGGGTCTTGGAAAACTAAGTTGATCCGAAGCTTTTTATTACCACATGAAGCTGATTCTATTACTGGTATAGCATTGAGTGCACTCATACGTGATGATAAGCTAGTCTGGGCTCTAACAGGGAATGGCAGGTTCTCAGTCCGAAGTGCCTATAAAGcactggcggagccagaggggggcgagggggggcacctgccccccctaactcctaaatttttttttttttttttgggtattagtagtcacatggaggaaaaaaaaaaaaaaaaaaaaattctacttgttgaaacttgaaagtgaccaaaccacctatttcactatttttttatttttattttatatcattatttacacaatttttactatttatgatacttttcacagcattttatctttgaatgatgctagagatattataaattttactacttatgtcttacaaattggtatgttatcaatcacaaaaaataattttaaacatttattcattatattttttaagtaacactaatcatatttttactccatcagtttgtaaattttttagtagctatgaatttgttgtttttgtttatttattttaataatatgaaatatattcatatttgcttacaatcgtttatttattttgttattattgttaattaatgttttttagataaatttcacttttaatattgtattttaattttgccccctctagactaaaatcctagctccgccactgcTATAAAGTGGTAATGGAGATGGCGGATGGTGAAGGGAAGGGAGCTGTTTCTGATGACAGTCAGTTGAGGAAATTTTGGTAGTCATTATGGTGGCTCCATATTCCTCATAAGGTCCGCCACTTTGCATGGAGAGCTTGCAAAGACATTATCCCAACCAAGGAGAATCTTGTGAAGAGGAAGGTGTTGTTGGAAGGAAGTCGTGAAGCATGCCAACAAGACTTGGAATCTTCAGGCCATCTTTTCTGGGGGTGCAAATTAGTCCAAGAAGTTTGGGCTATTTCGAAGCTTTTCCCAACTGGCTTAAAGGTTCATTTCAGTTCCTTCATGGACATGATTTGGTATGGGGTAATGGAAGCTCAATGGGAGCAGGATAGAACGGAGAAGATAATTATGGTGGCATGGGCTGGTGTGGACAAATCGAAACACGGTGGAGTGAAATAATCAAGTCAGAAAATGGTGTATGGTGTGCTGGATTATCTGTTTGAATACCAAGAAGGGGTTTACGAGGTTTCAAAGGCTAGCCCGAGCTTGCCAGCCCGTTTGAGTCCTCCTCCGCTGGATAGGTACAAAATCAATGTTGATGGCGCGGTATTTGCTTCACAGAAGTTTATGGGAATTGGTGTTCTAATCAGGGACTTAGAAGGCAGGTTAGTTGGGGCATGCAGTAAGAAAATCCAGGCCCCTCTTGGTTTAGTGGAAGTGGAGGCTAAGGCTGTTGAATTTGGACTACTATTTGCAAAGGATATGATGATTCGAGATTTTATTCTTGAGGGTGACTCATTGGTCCTTATGAATGCTTTGAAAGAGATTTCTCCACCCCCTTCATCGATAGCTGCTGTGGTGTATGGCTCACTGCTTTCTTCTCATGACTTTCGTCAAGTGGAGTTTTTCCATGTTTGTTGGCAAGGCAATCGACCGGCCCATCTCTTAGCTAAACATTCTTTAAGCATAAATGACttttctgtttggatagaaGAGAGCCCTTGTTTTCTAGAACAAGCTCTTCTAAATGATGTActgtttttattgtaattttaataaagtcttgaagtcttttaaataaaaaataaaaataaaccacaTCCACAAATGGAAGATTTGTGCAATGAGTCATGATCTCTCTCAAGCATGTGGACTTCCAAACCTTCTTAGAGTATGTACAGCTTAGCAGGATATGGCCTGTTGTCCCCACCCCTTCCTCACAACATTCACACCCaacatcaaacaaaattttccttCTAGTTAGATTAGCTTTTTCCTTCTAGTTAGATTAGCTTTAGTAGGCAATATATCTCTACAAGCTCTTCAaatgaaagttttgattttattgCATACCTTGACTGCCCAAATCGCTTTCTAGATTTTATTGCTTTGTGAGTGATTGGATGATTGGCAATGAGAAGAACTCAGTTGATCATTTAATATGTTTCtaagtattattttttatatgcacCAATGTGTACATGTGAGATTATAAGCTAGTTTAAATTTTTGGAGTGAAAGCTTGCTAGTGTAGGTTAGAAATATTTCGGTCTCTCACTTATAAGATTTAATTTAAGagaaatttctaaatttttaatataagatgATCCCTCCCGATTTTATAACAAATTGAGAGAATCATTTACTAAAGATGAATaagaagataaatttttttttttacgtgatTACAATTAATGGAAAAGGACCAGTTTCTTACCTTATCATAAATAGTGACACTTACATATTTGGGATGCTAGTGTTGAACCCTCCAATATTAGCCAATAGGCTCAATAAAAGTTATTgaacaaaacttagatacaatttTTAAGTGTAGTACATTAAGTTTccaattaatttcaaattcatGGCTACATTGACCAATAAAGTACAGacaatattatttttcctaataaaaattaaattcaatgcatatatgtttaaatttaattcagAATTATAAATCACTGCACCTACAAAATTGTAGATGTGTTTTATCTAAGTTATTATATTACACCACCAAATCAAAGCAACAAGTTGATCATGAGTTAtgatcacacacacacacacaaagtagAAAATGAAAGTTCACAAGCTACTTACAATTCAGATAGTGTAGCCACAAATTT
This region includes:
- the LOC142606004 gene encoding uncharacterized protein LOC142606004, coding for MVYGVLDYLFEYQEGVYEVSKASPSLPARLSPPPLDRYKINVDGAVFASQKFMGIGVLIRDLEGRLVGACSKKIQAPLGLVEVEAKAVEFGLLFAKDMMIRDFILEGDSLVLMNALKEISPPPSSIAAVVYGSLLSSHDFRQVEFFHVCWQGNRPAHLLAKHSLSINDFSVWIEESPCFLEQALLNDVLFLL